In a single window of the Arthrobacter sp. StoSoilA2 genome:
- a CDS encoding helix-turn-helix transcriptional regulator, whose protein sequence is MPANSLMATLGSEVRARRASLSLSQQDVADLAGVSERFVRFVETGKSTVQLEPLVAVLDTLGLELSLQQAGRPGASWTASEPAQ, encoded by the coding sequence ATGCCAGCCAACAGCCTCATGGCAACTCTCGGTTCTGAAGTCCGCGCCCGCCGCGCCTCATTGAGCCTGAGCCAGCAGGACGTCGCCGATCTCGCGGGCGTCTCCGAACGGTTCGTCCGGTTCGTGGAAACAGGCAAGAGCACAGTCCAGCTTGAGCCCCTTGTGGCAGTGCTGGACACCCTCGGCCTGGAACTTTCCCTCCAACAAGCCGGTAGGCCTGGCGCTTCCTGGACAGCTTCCGAGCCAGCACAATGA